The following coding sequences lie in one Alosa sapidissima isolate fAloSap1 chromosome 15, fAloSap1.pri, whole genome shotgun sequence genomic window:
- the LOC121684237 gene encoding ribonuclease inhibitor-like, with the protein MGSNEALQMLLPIVKVAKQLLIRMCNLTNKSCEMLADVLRSKSSTLQELDLSGSHLQLRKVKQLCLALRSEDCNLENLRLNGCKLNEESCDAVVSAFNSNSASIRELDMSGNQLNDSVVKKLSETLKTQKCKLRVLRLRWCGVKQEGFRDLTTALQANPSHLKELDLSMNTSGDAGVHALCEVLNQPQCRLEVLKLNKCELTHDCCSSLESIMSSQSSSLLELHLRDNKIQDAGVERIAAGLEKAHCKLQVLKLCNCSVSVKGCGFLAAALRRNPSHLRELYLNWNHLINLGTNPLTELLDIPDLKLEKLDINSPYLVE; encoded by the exons ATGGGATCCAATGAAGCTCTACAAATGCTGCTCCCCATTGTTAAAGTTGCCAAACAGCTTTT GATTAGGATGTGTAACCTGACAAACAAAAGCTGTGAGATGCTTGCTGATGTTCTCCGATCAAAGTCGTCCACTCTGCAAGAGCTGGACCTGAGTGGGAGTCACCTGCAGCTCCGAAAGGTGAAACAGCTCTGTTTGGCTCTGAGGTCTGAAGACTGTAACTTGGAGAATTTAAG GTTGAATGGCTGCAAACTAAATGAAGAGAGTTGTGATGCAGTGGTTTCAGCTTTCAACTCTAATTCAGCAAGTATAAGAGAACTTGATATGAGTGGAAACCAACTGAATGACTCTGTCGTTAAGAAGCTCTCAGAAACTCTAAAGACTCAAAAGTGCAAACTCAGGGTGCTGAG GCTGAGATGGTGTGGCGTAAAACAAGAAGGGTTCAGGGATTTGACAACTGCCCTGCAAGCAAACCCATCACACCTGAAAGAGCTTGACCTCAGCATGAACACATCAGGAGATGCGGGAGTTCATGCACTGTGTGAGGTTCTGAACCAACCACAGTGCAGACTTGAAGTACTCAA GTTGAATAAGTGTGAGCTCACCCATGACTGCTGCTCGTCTCTGGAATCCATCATGAGCTCCCAGTCTTCTAGTCTCTTAGAGCTGCATCTGAGGGACAACAAGATTCAGGATGCTGGAGTGGAGAGAATAGCAGCCGGGCTAGAGAAAGCTCACTGCAAGCTACAGGTTCTCAA GTTGTGTAACTGTAGCGTCTCAGTAAAAGGCTGTGGATTTCTAGCTGCGGCACTGAGACGAAACCCTTCTCACCTGCGGGAGTTGTATTTGAACTGGAATCACCTGATAAACTTGGGGACAAACCCGTTGACCGAGCTCCTGGACATTCCTGATCTTAAACTGGAGAAACTCGA CATCAACTCTCCTTATTTAGTTGAGTGA